The genomic stretch AAAATGCAAAACGTCGCTTGACGAAAGCGAAAGTTGGCACTCGAAAGTTTTCAGAGTAGCTAATTACGAATCCACActcaaaagttgaaaattcaagatggcggatccaatatggcggaccgAAAATGCAAAAAGTCATTTGACGGGAACGAAAGTTGGTACTCAGGGGTTTTTGCGGTCACTTATTACGAATATGCactcaaaatttggaaatttttgaagtaatgtaaataatccgaataattacagatatatgtttgtttctcttatcatttcataccctctttttctattcgatatatattataattatcgttcgtaAGGAGTAAACTCCAGTCGTGCGTCGGAGCTGacacacactttttttttctttttttatactttctttcttcacattattgtttatttgacTTACCAATAagttaatttattataatcataattgtataataaatatttttaaaaaattcttgttgTGCTTTCAACGTATCCATTTgctttttttattgaaaaataactatACAACGAAGTTCAAATTGGAAACATGTTTTATTCACTAGGTTCTGACATTGTACAAGAGCCACAATGATATTCGTCGTAAAAACATTCGaaacaaaacattttcaaaaaatttttcacaatatgaTCCAATACGCATGGTTCGCATCGAAACTAACCGGAGAAAGAAACATTTTTAGAAATGTTAATAAGGTTTGCTTTTCGATAGATATCCTCAAAACTCCCTGCTCCTGTAAAAAATCCTCATTTATTCGATGCGCAAATTGTTCGAAAATCTTTTGTTTCGACtagaacaacctggaacacatcgaaaagttgaatttcaaacacgTAGACGATCGGAAACCctgtattttgaattttacaagCCCATTTCTCAACTCACTACATCGTACTTCTGGAACAATATTCGGCATGACTAGAACAACCcaaaacaatcgaaaaaatggaatttttattatttatattgtatgGCACTTTTGCCCGACCGGACGTTGGATTATGACTTTACCGTTTTGGAACTTTGTTTAGAACAACTAGAACAAACTGgaacaacaaaataaaattccatttttcaaaaatggggGGCCCGGTCACAAAATGgatttttgcttttttcagTTGTGTTCTGTAAATTATGAATATAAGGTTTTGGAACGATGTAGAACAAACCTAGAACAATTGTGAACAATATTCGAAACATTCATTTGCCGAAAGTGGGGGGGCGAACTTCACGTAGGTCTATAACTTGGCGAATTCCACAATAGGATTTGTGTGAATATGTGTAGAGAAGAAATGGGGCGTCATGAGATacgtttttcaaatcaaacTCATATGCAATCTCCATGTATAGAACATATTAAACGAACATCATAGTAACGCAGATATTAGAATCAAAAAGTCATCAGAATTTTCTAATAATATAATGTTGACGAATTCTGCTCCAAATTTTGACTGTCCGTATTCTATTTAGGTACGTTGATATTGCTTATTAAGGAGTGATAGATTCGAACATTAGCTAAAAACTTATGGATCATGCCATTGTTTTCTGACTGAACACAATTAATGAACATCAAACGGACATCTAACAAGGAAAGTCTTTCCGCTGACATCCTtcgaatttgatgaaatttatatatgttATTCTACATCAAAATCTAAGAgacacgtgtttttttttatcggcggAAAAACGTTTCTAGGGGGTGAAATTATCCTTTGAAGTTGAGACCTCCGAGGGGTACTTTTCAGGTTTCACCTATTTTCACTAGAGATAATCGAATGCACCCAACTGGATAATTATCTTAATgataaacgatgaaaaatgcaaCTGGTTTCATATCGGGGGGTTGCATAGGAAAAAAGTTATAGggtttgaaattcataaaatcgttataacaaaaaaaactattgCACCTATCTCGATGGATTCAATTGCACTTtgaagagcgaaaaaaataatacatctgggtttttgcgtttttctcgcaaatcAAGTTAAGGGGGTGAACTACCCCTATGTATGTTTACATTTAATCCCAATAAAACGGcagtaattctttttttttattccttctccTAGtcatatgttttttttttaatttaccaCACCGTATCACGTATGTAGCATTTAATGAACGGTTTTATCTAGGAGCCAACTTATTTACAGACGGATCTTTCGTTGAAAAAGTACTTATATCTGACTTATCGATAATTCTGACTGATTTATATTTGGCAATGGGATAACATAAGCATACGATAAGCGCTTACACATATTCGGTTCGGTAGATAAGACCAAGTTTTGGGATGACGCACAGAAAAACTGCGTagtcaagtaaaaaaaagagagcgTACAATATACTTGTATCTTTTATTGATAATATGTCAACAGtttaacaaaataatcacTATAGCAATAAATAGAAGCGAATATATAATCGTACGCTCTATTAGCCGTTGTAAGTACTGCAGTAATGATAGTCATTGAAAAAGTGTTTAAAACATAACGACTTTTTACACCAGGAACAGCGAACAATagcaaaattttcacatcCTGGAACTTCACAGTGTGAGTTGCAGGAATCTCCAAATGCAAAGTgtacagaattttcaaaattcgctGGTTTTTATTCTATGTAACCACTTTTGTACCaagattatttgaaaagatCGATATAACGTGGTGAGGACAGTTGGTTATGAACAAGTGACTGAAGCTTTATGATATTGTTTCTCAAATGCGAATCAATATCATAATTCATCAAAAGacaattatcagaaaaatgtctcacaaaatttttccatactcGGAATCCAAAAACATCGAGGGGCTGGATTTTTCCGGTAATTCCTTTAGGTATAATCATTACTTTGACGTCTCTATTTGAAGGTTTCACATCACGTACAACATGGGGACAGTGTCCAGTCCAAGAATCAATCAGTAATAAAGATTTTGAACCAACTTTCGGGAAAATTACATGCTGCAaccaaattttaaaataatctgaaaatagaaaaacctattactttttcattcgaaaaaatgtCTATAAAAAAACAGTGTGTGACGATGTATATATTTGGATAGACGATAGTAAGAACCGAAGTTCGGACGGATCAGCGGATCAGCGGATCAGCAAATTAGTAGACTTACGACTTTAGAAGGAGAGAGTTGTGTATGGAGGTTTCAGTAAATAATGAAGTGTATGAAATTAAGCCGGATCCTGATCAGgtaacaaattaaataaataacgacgaaATGAAACAATAAAGAAAGTCACACCATTCTAAAATGATAAACACGACACATCAAACACTCTcccttcaaatttttcgaatagtTGTTCCGCTCGATTTTATCTATATACCCTTTTACCGTCCGCTTTTatgttattgttactattttgttttattcttacGCGACTATTGTCTCTTATATCTTTTAACTTATGCACCTGTGCCGTCcacttatattttttaaactatcaAACCAAGTTTGTTGGGTTGCGACGTGCAGGGACTATAAATTTGGAATTATGTactattaaattataattgacCTATTAAACCAAAATGACCCAAATAAATGcataattttctctttgatCGTCAACAACTATTTCTCGCAATTGTCTATTTATTTCCctttcttttatatttgacttataatcaataaaaaaaattcattacaagTGGGTGTAATTTATACCTGAAGTAAGCTTCCCAGACTTGGACACTTCTATGTACACATTATCTGGTCTGAAAAGCGTTTTCTCCACTATTGGACCAATCTTGCCAGTTGGTTCTTTTAAAACCAAAAACCGTGGAGATAGCAGCTTGCCGTCAGCTGATATAGTCGGCTGAATAGTGTAACTGTGGCTCGTAGAATAGACTGATTGTACAAGACATTGTACTTGCTTTTCTCCTTTGACTGCTAAAGTTCTTCCGGAATGCATTTCTAGTTGGCAGCCACTCTGAGCGTTAAATGTATTTGACAATCCGTACGTTCTAATATTTAGCTTTACGTCAtagacaaatttttgaatttgttgttCCAAGACTTTTCCATCTTCAATTGTTTTGGATGTAatgaatttatgaatttttctcgataCGATACGATGAGCTGCTTTGAATGAGTTTATCCACGTATGAGATGctttgaaacgaaaatcagTATGCCGTATTTCTTTTTGAGCATGAAAAgcccattttttcaaatcagaaTCGTGCACTATTAAACCAGCATCCACAGCAGCTTTGAATCTTTCGAAAGTGTAACCACAAATTcgtgctaatttttttttgtatgtctCCCCCTTGGTCAAATTGTGGGCCCACCGGTGCAACTGTCGTATAGATTGCACTTTTTTGCACTTTTGTTTAACACTGCCCAAACCCAAATTTCCTTTCTTCCCGCTGCGCCAATACTCAACGGCTCTTAATTTGTATTCGTAAGATAAGTCTTCGTTATCACGAGTGCATGTATCAGGCGATAGTTCTGATTCATACAGGGCGTTTGCCCATTCTTTATCTTCAACAATTTCCATTTCCCAATCCTTAAACGGTTCTTCaaaatgcaaagaattttcttCTACCATTTCGAAACCACTGTATTCGTTCACTGCactcaacaaaatattttcaaagtttgctTTCAACTGTATTTCATCGTTATTTACTGGCGAATCCGGTAAACGCATAACTTCAAAAGTTGCGAGAAGCATTCTAATAACGTTCAAAGGATTTAtcttcattttgattaatatttGCAATTTCGTTTTAAATAGTCTTGAATTGTAAGTGACTTCTTTCGtcgtgtaaaagaaaaatagccGACTGTGGTGAATATATTCCGCGATCGCAGTTTTATCACTGCTTCTATGTCGTATTTCAAATCTAATTATGGGAGCGAGTCACAGACTGGACAGAGATGACTCCTAGATAACACCTTCAAGTAAGGGGGGGATACGATAACTATGAAAATATGTCAgtatttactaaatttttgtGAAGAATATAAGgaatagatatttttgaaattcgtctTGTGGTATGTTCAATATTaactaatgaaaaaaattgttatccgTAAAAGTTATCCAATCTGTCATTTTTGGCAGCAAAAATAAATCTATTCTTCTAAACTGTGAATGAGATTCGTATGAATACCataaaaagttacaaaaaataaaaaattgataaagtgGTAGAATTTTCAgcggaaaaatttgattttttccaattttccttGCTCAATTAGGTAAGATccattgtttaaataaattttaaatgagATGTTTTAAGTATAACTAGAAGAGTCTCAAATTGCcttcaaataaaaaacaaaccatTAAGATTGGATGCATACTTTTGGTCCTATCACTTTCACCAATtatgaaaatgtaatttcgagaaaaatctGTCCATCGTTTGATACGTAGATGTTGagaatttagagaaaaaacgCATCACTAAgagaagaaataagaaaaaaaagaattactgCCGTTTTATTGGGATTAAATGTAAACATACATAGGGGTAGTTCACCCCCTTAACTTgatttgcgagaaaaacgcaaaaacccagatgtattatttttttcgctcttcaAAGTGCAATTGAATCCATCGAGATAggtgcaatattttttttttgttataacgattttttgaatttcaaccccTATAACTTTTTTCGTATGCAACCCCACGATATGAAACCAGttgcatttttcatcgtttatcATTAAGGTAATTATCCATTTGGGTGCATTCGATTATCTCTAGTGAAAATAGGTGAAACCTGAAAAGTACCCCTCGGAGGTCTCAACTTCAAAGGATAATTTCACCCCCTAGAAACGTTTTTccgccgataaaaaaaaacacgtgtcTCTTAAATTTTGATGTAGAATaacatatataaatttcatcaaaatcgaagG from Neodiprion virginianus isolate iyNeoVirg1 chromosome 3, iyNeoVirg1.1, whole genome shotgun sequence encodes the following:
- the LOC124300723 gene encoding uncharacterized protein LOC124300723, with the protein product MKINPLNVIRMLLATFEVMRLPDSPVNNDEIQLKANFENILLSAVNEYSGFEMVEENSLHFEEPFKDWEMEIVEDKEWANALYESELSPDTCTRDNEDLSYEYKLRAVEYWRSGKKGNLGLGSVKQKCKKVQSIRQLHRWAHNLTKGETYKKKLARICGYTFERFKAAVDAGLIVHDSDLKKWAFHAQKEIRHTDFRFKASHTWINSFKAAHRIVSRKIHKFITSKTIEDGKVLEQQIQKFVYDVKLNIRTYGLSNTFNAQSGCQLEMHSGRTLAVKGEKQVQCLVQSVYSTSHSYTIQPTISADGKLLSPRFLVLKEPTGKIGPIVEKTLFRPDNVYIEVSKSGKLTSDYFKIWLQHVIFPKVGSKSLLLIDSWTGHCPHVVRDVKPSNRDVKVMIIPKGITGKIQPLDVFGFRVWKNFVRHFSDNCLLMNYDIDSHLRNNIIKLQSLVHNQLSSPRYIDLFK